A region of Paractinoplanes abujensis DNA encodes the following proteins:
- a CDS encoding M24 family metallopeptidase, whose protein sequence is MSGDLAAQRLARLRAGLAGAPFDALVLTEPESILYATGYRSLPGQVFRTHRMAAVVTGDDLWLICTAADAPAAAASGLPVDRLVPFGRFYVEGPDAELTGMADRHADLDSALETALGRLPPGTRVVREAETDVAAQARMIKLPGEVELLRYAARLCEEAVHKALVAAGPGTTERELAAVIAATMAEGGADPRFIVAAVGERSALADVVPGDRAWQVGETARFDVGCVVDGYWSDIGRTAVLGEPDARQQQVYAAVHAGEQAQLDAARPGVTAEELFRLGLEGTGARVPRYRRQHCGHGIGLSIYEPPIIAPGGATPLRAGMTFCFETPYYELGWGGMMIEDTVMITEDGYEMLCSGERDLLVVPA, encoded by the coding sequence ATGAGCGGCGACCTCGCGGCGCAGCGGCTGGCGCGGTTGCGCGCGGGTCTGGCCGGCGCGCCCTTCGACGCCCTGGTGCTCACCGAGCCCGAGAGCATCCTGTACGCCACCGGGTACCGCAGCCTGCCCGGCCAGGTCTTCCGGACGCATCGGATGGCCGCGGTCGTCACCGGCGACGACCTGTGGCTGATCTGCACCGCCGCCGACGCCCCGGCGGCCGCCGCGAGTGGCCTCCCGGTCGATCGGCTCGTCCCGTTCGGGCGGTTCTACGTCGAGGGGCCCGACGCCGAGCTGACCGGTATGGCGGACCGGCACGCCGACCTCGACAGCGCCCTGGAGACCGCGCTCGGCCGGCTGCCGCCGGGCACCCGTGTCGTCCGCGAGGCCGAGACCGACGTCGCCGCCCAGGCCCGGATGATCAAGCTGCCCGGCGAGGTCGAGCTGCTCCGGTACGCGGCCCGGCTGTGCGAGGAAGCGGTGCACAAGGCTCTGGTGGCGGCCGGCCCCGGCACGACCGAACGGGAGCTCGCCGCGGTCATCGCGGCCACCATGGCCGAGGGCGGCGCGGACCCGCGGTTCATCGTGGCCGCCGTCGGCGAGCGCAGCGCCCTGGCCGACGTGGTGCCGGGCGACCGGGCCTGGCAGGTGGGCGAGACGGCCCGGTTCGACGTGGGCTGCGTGGTCGACGGTTACTGGTCCGACATCGGGCGCACGGCCGTGCTGGGCGAACCCGACGCGCGCCAGCAGCAGGTCTACGCGGCGGTCCACGCGGGTGAGCAGGCCCAGCTCGACGCGGCCCGGCCCGGCGTCACGGCCGAGGAGCTGTTCCGGCTCGGGCTGGAGGGCACGGGGGCGCGGGTGCCGCGCTACCGGCGGCAGCACTGCGGGCACGGCATCGGGTTGTCCATCTACGAGCCGCCGATCATCGCGCCGGGCGGGGCGACGCCGCTGCGGGCCGGGATGACGTTCTGCTTCGAGACGCCGTACTACGAGCTGGGCTGGGGCGGCATGATGATCGAGGACACCGTGATGATCACCGAGGACGGGTACGAGATGCTCTGCAGCGGCGAGCGCGACCTGCTGGTGGTGCCGGCGTGA
- a CDS encoding TIGR03619 family F420-dependent LLM class oxidoreductase — protein sequence MRYGLGVPTGTEGLMYAVPYADIDQAVELAVKAEEHGFESVWGNDHITTQKYVRDSFAAPPRYYDPFAYFSYVAAVTRNVRLATAIMVLPFRNPVVAAKQVATLDHLSHGRAVLGVGIGAYREEFQAMAPGVPLHRGEHAEEAIAGLRALFTERRASYEGKWVRFDDVESYPKPVQDPLPILSGGNSPGSRSRAARLADGWLPACLSPAEAAAGLSRIKTEAEEHGRTLGDRFEVALQVCVSVAPTREQAWRRFESSQLFHHLVSLSQTTLKDQGVDDLMSRNLIGTPQDIKEQISQYEAAGVNTMAALLFAADSVDETIDMMARFGQEVITR from the coding sequence ATGAGGTACGGACTGGGCGTGCCGACCGGCACCGAGGGACTGATGTACGCGGTGCCGTACGCCGACATCGACCAGGCCGTCGAGCTCGCCGTCAAGGCCGAGGAGCACGGGTTCGAGTCGGTGTGGGGCAACGACCACATCACCACCCAGAAATACGTGCGGGACAGCTTCGCGGCGCCGCCGCGCTACTACGACCCGTTCGCCTACTTCAGCTACGTGGCCGCGGTGACGCGGAACGTACGGCTGGCCACCGCGATCATGGTGTTGCCGTTCCGCAACCCCGTGGTGGCGGCCAAGCAGGTGGCCACACTCGACCACCTGTCGCACGGCCGGGCGGTGCTGGGCGTCGGGATCGGCGCCTACCGCGAGGAGTTCCAGGCGATGGCGCCGGGCGTGCCGCTGCACCGGGGCGAGCACGCCGAGGAGGCGATCGCCGGGCTGCGCGCGTTGTTCACCGAGCGCCGGGCCTCGTACGAGGGCAAGTGGGTGCGGTTCGACGACGTGGAGAGCTACCCCAAGCCCGTTCAGGATCCGCTGCCGATTCTCTCCGGCGGCAACTCGCCCGGCAGCCGGTCGCGGGCCGCGCGCCTGGCCGACGGCTGGCTGCCCGCCTGCCTCTCCCCCGCCGAGGCGGCCGCCGGGCTCAGCAGGATCAAGACCGAGGCGGAGGAGCACGGCCGTACGCTCGGCGACCGCTTCGAGGTGGCGTTGCAGGTGTGCGTAAGCGTGGCCCCGACCCGCGAGCAGGCGTGGCGGCGGTTCGAGTCGTCGCAGCTCTTTCACCACCTGGTGTCGCTCTCCCAGACCACATTGAAGGATCAGGGCGTCGACGACCTGATGTCGCGCAACCTGATCGGCACACCGCAGGACATCAAGGAGCAGATCTCCCAGTACGAGGCGGCCGGGGTGAACACGATGGCCGCGCTGCTGTTCGCAGCCGATTCCGTGGACGAGACGATCGACATGATGGCCCGGTTCGGCCAGGAGGTGATCACCCGATGA
- a CDS encoding cytosine permease: MTTDERAARSAEGDLAATMDDHALEPVPADRRKPLLQLIVVQVGWNISVSSFLVGGVVGAGTTFGEGMLAIGLGNVVLAVVASLIGIIGFRTGLTSYLASRAVFGRNGSIIVSIVLGIVAMGFIGVLMDTWGGAVNKLIPAIPSAVFVVVFAAAILTTAIFGFKGLHTFSMVAVPVQVAIGLFALFRIGSLDGGFGEVFDASPVAAIGFSAAVSSVIATWVTGAALVSDVQRYALKARDVVISCVLSFVVGVGIFEVIATVSAMKVGNSNFVVVMQGLGLLAPAAVLLFLALWNTADNNIYSASLAFTSASNLLKLKLKKPVWTVVAVIIAVAIAFLGVADQFGKFLTVIGVVVPPFAGLLIAHFWVVQRNAAEALRNLPAVRWESLVCWIAAALLAYYGDFLLVNAIEGLVAGFVLYAAAGLALRKVTKA, translated from the coding sequence ATGACTACTGACGAACGGGCGGCCCGGTCCGCCGAGGGTGATCTTGCCGCGACCATGGACGACCACGCGCTGGAGCCGGTGCCGGCCGACCGGCGCAAGCCGCTGCTGCAGCTGATCGTGGTCCAGGTGGGCTGGAACATCAGCGTCAGCAGCTTCCTGGTGGGCGGCGTGGTCGGCGCGGGCACCACGTTCGGCGAGGGCATGCTGGCCATCGGCCTGGGCAACGTCGTGCTGGCCGTGGTGGCCTCGCTGATCGGGATCATCGGCTTCCGCACCGGCCTGACCAGCTATCTGGCCTCGCGCGCGGTGTTCGGCCGCAACGGTTCGATCATCGTCTCGATCGTGCTCGGCATCGTCGCCATGGGCTTCATCGGCGTGCTGATGGACACGTGGGGCGGCGCGGTCAACAAGCTGATCCCGGCCATCCCGTCCGCGGTGTTCGTCGTCGTCTTCGCCGCGGCCATCCTCACCACGGCGATCTTCGGCTTCAAGGGCCTGCACACGTTCTCCATGGTCGCCGTGCCGGTGCAGGTGGCGATCGGCCTGTTCGCCCTGTTCCGGATCGGCTCGCTGGACGGCGGGTTCGGCGAGGTGTTCGACGCGTCCCCGGTCGCCGCGATCGGCTTCTCGGCCGCGGTCAGCTCGGTCATCGCCACCTGGGTGACCGGCGCGGCGCTGGTCTCCGACGTCCAGCGGTACGCCCTCAAGGCCCGCGACGTGGTCATCTCGTGCGTGCTCAGCTTCGTCGTCGGCGTCGGCATCTTCGAGGTCATTGCCACCGTCTCGGCCATGAAGGTCGGCAACAGCAACTTCGTGGTCGTCATGCAGGGGCTGGGCCTGCTCGCCCCGGCCGCCGTCCTGCTCTTCCTGGCCCTGTGGAACACGGCCGACAACAACATCTACTCGGCCTCGCTGGCCTTCACCTCGGCCTCCAACCTGCTCAAGCTGAAACTCAAGAAGCCGGTGTGGACCGTCGTAGCCGTGATCATCGCGGTCGCCATCGCCTTCCTCGGCGTCGCCGACCAGTTCGGCAAGTTCCTCACCGTGATCGGGGTCGTGGTGCCGCCCTTCGCGGGCCTGCTGATCGCGCATTTCTGGGTGGTGCAGCGCAACGCGGCCGAGGCCCTGCGCAACCTGCCCGCCGTACGGTGGGAATCCCTGGTCTGCTGGATCGCGGCCGCTCTGCTCGCCTACTACGGCGACTTCCTGCTGGTCAACGCGATCGAGGGCCTGGTCGCCGGGTTCGTGCTGTACGCCGCGGCCGGCCTCGCGCTCAGGAAGGTGACGAAGGCATGA
- a CDS encoding PucR family transcriptional regulator, with translation MDLADLAGAITPNIRTLLFCVAERRLPAAPELITAAALGERRAIQGVPIEAVVTSWHRAEREVFTWLATVDAPFSPDEHRQVTRDLAAAVDRMTSASTEAYRRARTEVAAHLEQMATDLVSRLTGGELLDPQVIEERAKLIGVAVQGSHRALAVRGSQLLPREQRVVLDALRPLLHSRTVVGTRDDVAVIVTPDVPGLIAALTRAARSPGLLIGVGLPRPRFGEVAGSCREAMAAASAARRAGTTGVVEFAAVAADVLLLENPLDAQQVVSNALGPIQARPQLVETLRVYLHSGLSTRATAVALRLHENTVTYRLRQITDALHVATPAALVRADILMALRYRELS, from the coding sequence ATGGACCTGGCCGACCTGGCCGGCGCGATCACCCCCAACATCCGTACGCTGCTGTTCTGCGTGGCCGAGCGGCGCCTGCCGGCCGCGCCCGAACTCATCACGGCGGCCGCCCTGGGCGAACGCCGGGCCATCCAGGGCGTGCCCATCGAGGCCGTGGTGACGTCGTGGCACCGGGCCGAACGTGAGGTCTTCACGTGGCTGGCGACCGTGGACGCTCCGTTCAGCCCCGACGAACACCGCCAGGTCACCCGCGACCTGGCCGCCGCCGTGGACCGGATGACCTCGGCGTCGACCGAGGCCTACCGGCGGGCCCGTACGGAAGTGGCCGCGCACCTGGAACAGATGGCCACCGACCTGGTGTCCCGCCTGACCGGCGGCGAACTGCTCGATCCTCAGGTCATCGAGGAACGGGCCAAACTGATCGGCGTGGCCGTGCAGGGTTCGCACCGGGCCCTGGCCGTCCGCGGGTCACAACTGCTGCCGCGCGAACAGCGCGTCGTCCTCGACGCCCTGCGCCCGCTGCTGCACAGCCGCACGGTCGTCGGCACCCGCGACGATGTGGCGGTGATCGTCACCCCCGACGTGCCCGGCCTGATCGCGGCCCTGACCCGCGCTGCCCGCAGCCCCGGCCTGCTCATCGGCGTGGGCCTGCCCCGCCCCCGCTTCGGCGAGGTGGCCGGCTCCTGCCGCGAGGCCATGGCGGCGGCGTCGGCCGCCCGCCGGGCCGGCACCACCGGAGTCGTCGAGTTCGCCGCCGTCGCCGCCGACGTCCTGCTGCTGGAGAACCCCCTCGACGCCCAGCAGGTGGTCAGCAATGCCCTGGGCCCCATACAGGCCAGGCCCCAGTTGGTCGAAACCCTGCGGGTCTACCTGCACAGCGGCCTGTCCACCCGGGCCACGGCGGTCGCCCTGCGCCTGCACGAGAACACCGTCACGTACCGCCTGCGCCAGATCACCGACGCCCTGCACGTGGCGACACCGGCCGCTCTGGTGCGGGCGGACATCCTGATGGCCCTCCGCTACCGCGAACTCTCCTAG
- a CDS encoding class F sortase: MRRFAATVAVLALLTACGPERAGPAPPPAPANPADSFESSTTYESVARPTRIRIPALRVDSQIIDLGLQPDGAVEVPASVSVAGWYDGGPRPGQDGPAVILGHVDSADGPGVFVDLHKVKPGTLVEVGRADGSTATFKVSKVSRVAKTLFPTDLVYAPSLDPTLRLVTCGGTFDRARGSYRDNVIAYADAA; encoded by the coding sequence ATGCGCCGGTTCGCAGCCACGGTGGCGGTGCTCGCCCTGCTCACGGCCTGCGGTCCGGAACGCGCCGGGCCCGCGCCGCCACCCGCGCCGGCCAACCCGGCCGACAGCTTCGAGTCGAGCACCACGTACGAGTCGGTGGCCCGGCCCACGCGGATCCGCATCCCGGCCCTGCGCGTGGACAGCCAGATCATCGACCTCGGCCTGCAACCGGACGGCGCTGTCGAAGTGCCCGCGAGCGTGTCGGTGGCGGGCTGGTACGACGGCGGCCCGCGCCCCGGCCAGGACGGCCCCGCGGTGATCCTGGGCCACGTCGACTCCGCGGACGGGCCCGGCGTGTTCGTCGACCTGCACAAGGTCAAGCCGGGCACGCTCGTCGAGGTCGGCCGGGCCGACGGCAGCACGGCCACGTTCAAGGTCAGCAAGGTGTCCCGGGTGGCCAAGACGCTGTTCCCGACCGACCTGGTCTACGCGCCCTCCCTCGACCCCACGCTGCGCCTGGTCACCTGTGGCGGCACCTTCGACCGGGCCCGCGGCAGCTATCGCGACAACGTCATCGCGTACGCCGATGCCGCGTAA